The nucleotide window CGACCTCTGTGAGCGCTCTCAGAAGCGCCACCTCTGGGTCGGTGTGCGTGCCCATCCCTGCGGTCAGAAGCGCCGGATCCCTCAGCCTCACATCATCTGAGACCGCGGCGAATGTTGTAACGCCCACATCGCTTGTTATATCCCTCACGTAAACCCGGACCTCCGCGCGCTGGAACATACCAAGAAGCTCCCCTGCAAGGCCGTCACCGTTGTATCGAAGCAGCGGCCCCATGCTCCTGGTGTGTTCTGCGACCGACCACGCATCCCTCTCGACGACCTCTGCAAGCCCGTGGAAGATCGCCTCCTCCAGCTGGTTCCCGGATGCAAGGCCTGTGGTGTTTGTCCTGAACAGACGCGTGTAGCTCGAGGGAAGCGGATGAAATACTGCGTTCGCAGGAACCAGGATCTCCTCCTCCCCTATGAGATCATATCCCCTCACCCACGGGATCTCTGCATCTGGATCAGCACCTCTCGGAAGTATGAGCTCCTCTGGATTTAACGCGTTCTCCCTGAGCTCCGAGAACCTGGCAGTTATGAGATCAGCATTGCGGACCTCTGCAGAGTATCTCTCGATGCCCTCCATTATGGCAGAGACCTTCGCCTCGGTCGGCGTGGCCCCCTTTCCATTGTAAACGGATATCGCGCCCTTCTCTGCCGTCGGTCTTATCGATGTGAATACAGGTATGCCTATCCGGTCGAGGTTGGTTATGTCCGCAACCCTTGTTATTCCGGCTGCGGGCATCTTTCTCTCCACAATCTCCAGCGTCTCCTCAGGAGGCAGAGCACGGTGTGTGTCCTTCTTGTACCTCTTCAGGCAGGATCTCAGTCGCAACTCACCATCTCCTGGCCGGTGATGGCTTCAGGATCCTCTCCGCGTCTCCCTTTAGAAGCATGTTGGTCAGGGCGCTCAGGGAGCAGAGTGTGCCGCGCCCCTCGATCTCCTCTCCAGCAAGCCTGGCGACTATGTAGCCCTCAGCCGAGACCTCGATCTCCGCGCCGATCTCTGTGAGCCGCTGCAGGATTATGTTTCCAGTGGCGCCCATGGACTTGTCCATCCAGCAGTGCTTGAACGGGCAGAGGTTGCAGTAGAGCTTGAACTGCTCTGCGCTCGCCTGCGGCACAAGCCCTGCGGCGATCTCAGCCTTCACAGTGGCGTATGCCATGCAGCATCCCAGAACCCTGCTGGCCAGAACCTCATCTCCCCTCGCCAGGGTGACACGGACGTGGCCGTGCTCTATCTCGTATCTGTTCTCTAGACCGAGATCGAGCTTCTTCCTCCCTGTGTTCGGCTTACCCTCAAGCGTTTTTTTAATATGATCAGCGATCTCCGGCGTGATCGCGGCGGCGATCGTGACCGCACATGTGGGGCAGTAGGATGGAGGAGATGATGTGATCACATTCCCCTTTGAGTCGAAGAATGTTGCCACCACGCCCAGCCCCTCCCGCCTGATCAGTGTTCTCCCGCCCATCTCCTTCACCATGTTCAGCGCCAGGACCGCTGGGGTCACGACCCTGCCGTAGCCGAAGAGCGCTGCAACCCTCTCCACGATATCCTGGGTGCTGGTCCCATCTCTTCTGAGAGAATCCTCAAGATCAGCGGGCACTATCCCCGCATCCAGCTCAGCTGCAAGGACTGCGGGCGACCAGACGATGCCGAAACCCTCCCCGATCACCTCTCCTCTGTCGTCTGTTATCCTGGCGAGTATTCCTGAAGGACGCTCGTATGCGAGGATGGACCCCCCTGTGGCGCACACCTCCTCAGCTATGGCGTGGCAGGTGCCGCAAGCGCCCTCCCTGGGGCGGATCCTCCTCGCAACACGCTTCACAAGCTCGTCCATGTACATACTATTAGGAATTGTCACGATGCTCCTATTAACTTTGTGGAGTGCCTGAGGCCTATAATAACATCCTCGCGACGTTACAGCGATCACGAAAATCTCGCAGAAGTTGTTCCCAGCATTCCAGAGACATAGCAGCGCCTCTGTACAAAGGTCCTTCATGCATAGCAATTTTCCCAAGTGATCTCATGCTACTGAATGCATGCGATCTGGCTTGATACTGACAGGTCTGCGTACTGCAAAACTCCAAGTACTATTAGCTCAACGTCACCAATGTGTATATAGTCGCAGACGCCTCTGTGTTCATACTTGGAAAGCCGCTGAAGGGAGAGGTGATCACGGTTCCTGCGGTGGAGCAGGAGCTCAAGGACATCCGCTCGAGGATCAAGCTGCAGATCTCAGATGTGAGGATCGAACCACCCACAAAAGAGGCCCTTAAAAGGGCGACAGATGCGGCAAGGGAGACAGGAGATCTCTCAAGGCTCTCACAGACGGATCTGGAGGTCCTTGCCAAGGCCATAGAGTATGATGCAGTGCTTGCCACAGACGACTACGCTCTCCAGAACGTCGCGGTCCATCTGGGTCTCAGGGTCGAGCCGGTCGTCCAGCGTGGAATAAGGCGGTTCATAAAGCGCACACAGAGATGCCCCGGATGCGGCAGAGCCTTTGAGGGAGATCTCTGTCCTGTATGCGGAACACCTCCCAGAGGAAGGAAAAGGGGATGATAATCATGAAGAGTATAGAGGATCTGATAAAGAAAGCCACAGAGCTCAAGTCTGAGGGCCTCTCAGAGGGCCAGATATCTGAGGAGCTGAACGTCTCCAGGGAGACCGTCACCTGGCTTCTAACGCACGCGGAGCGCGCCACCGTCCCCGGGCCGAAGGATATCTCGGTGGACTGGTCGATGATAGGAAGGAGCGCCTACAGGCTGAGCCACATAGCACAGGCGCTCTCAGAGATGATATTCGATGTCCTGGACGAAAAGGAGCTTGACATCGATATGGTCGTGGGCGTGGCGCTGAGCGGTGTCCCCCTCGCGAGCATGGTCGCGAACCATATGGGTGTTGGGCTCGCTGTCTACATGCCCACAAAGCAGATGGCATCGCAGGATGTCAAACCCCATGGAAACCTGAGCACGAACTTCGCCGACGTCAATGGCAGGGAGTGCGTCATTGTGGATGATGTGATAACATCTGGCAGGACCCTGGAGGAGGCGGTCGCATACCTGGATGATCACGGCGCCAAGACGAATGTCATAGCGGTGCTGATCGACAAGAGGGGCGTGGACAGCATCGCAGGCGTGCCGGTCTGCTCCCTGCTGAAGGTCATCAGGGTGAACTAGCGATCTTTATTTTTTTTGTGTCGGATATGTTATGAGAATCCGCAAGCAGAAGACGGTTCCAGGAATGCATGGAGAATCGATCGTAATCGATATCTGGAGAAGTTATCTAGAAAGGTTCTCAAACACAGCATTTTTATGCTCTGTACGTGCAGCCAGCGCAAGGGAATTTTCTGTGCACGATCTCGAAAACGTATGCTGCGGATCTGGATTTTCAGAGCTCAGGAAATGCCCATCAGCATGCCTGTTCTCTGTAAACCGTTGCGCGCAGGACAGCAGTGTGATTCCTGCTGTAGTACTGATTTGCATGCCGTGACCCACTTTGACCCCCTTGCAGCTGCTCCGATAACAAACTCTTATAACTCCCTTATGACATTGGCCGTATGTGCGCTCAGTCAGTCTCATAATACCCACCCTGAACGAAGCGGACACGATCGGCGAATGCATAAGGAGATCGCGCGCTGTCCTCCAGAGCATTGCCTCCGAGTGGGAGATAATCGTCGTAGACAGCTCTGATGATGAAACCCCAAGGATAGCTGAGAGACAGGGCGCCAGGGTGGTGAGATCCGAGGCTCTCGGATACGGAAGGGCGTACCTGAGGGGCTTCGGGGCGGCATCCGGGGAATACATCGTTCTCATGGACGGGGATCTGACATATGCACCTGAGGACATACCAAAGCTTCTGAAGCTGCTCGACGATGGCGCGGATCTGGCGATGGGCAGCAGGCTCCGCGGCAGGATACATCCAGGAGCGATGCCGGCGCTTCACAGATACATTGGAAATCCCGTTCTCACATGGATCCTCAACCATCTCTACTCCATCAGAGTCTCTGACGCACACTGCGGGCTCAGAGCGATAAGGAGGGATGCTCTTGAGAGGATGCATCTTAGAACCACTGGCATGGAGTTCGCCTCGGAGATGCTGGTCGAGGCATCCCGGCAGGGTCTCAGGATCGCCGAGGCGCCGATCGATTACTATCCACGGGGGAAAGGTGGATCGAAGCTCCGCTCGTTCTCAGACGGCTGGCGCCATCTGAGATTCATGATGCTCTATCAGCCGATCCCGTTTCTCGTAGCGCCCGGGGCGCTGGTGATGGCTCTGGGCATGATGCTCACCGCCGGGGTCCTTCTTGTATCCCGCTCCTCTGAGCTCCGTATGCACTCACTGATCCTTGGAATAATGATGCTCTTCATCGGATACCAGACGCTCCTGGCGGGCGTTCACTTCAGCATATTCGGCGCCATGCACGGAATCGCGAGCAGCTGGCTTGCAGATAGGCTGCTGAGCTATCACTCCCTGGAGAAGGAGATTCTTCTGGGGATGGCTTTCATAACCGCAGGCATCGCGATCGGTGGTAGGGTGCTGATGAGCTGGATCAGCTCCGGCTTCGGATCGCTTGCGGAGGTCCAGAGCGCAATGATCGCGATGGTCTTCTCCATGATCGGGATCCAGACAATATTCTCAGGCATGCTCATAAGCCTCTTCCTGCTCACAGACGGCAGGGAGTGATCTGAGCATGATCCTCTGAGGGCAGGGCGGATCGCCATGAGAATCGCATATGTTTATGACGCAGTGTACCCCTGGATCAAGGGCGGGGCTGAGAGGAGGGTTTACGAGCTCTCGCAGAGGCTCGCCCGGAGGGGGCATGAGGTCCACTGCTACGGAGCCAGATGGTGGGGTGGAGAGAGGAGGATCAACCTGGGCGGTGTCTGGCATCACGGCGTCTGCCCGCCACATCCGTTATACATAAACAATAAAAGGTCGGTGAAGCAGGCCCTGCTCTTCTCGCTTGGCGTTCTCAGGAAGCTCGAGGGCGGATTTGATGTGATCGACTGCCAGGAGTTCCCGTATCTCTCATGCTTCTCCGCAAGACTCCGCTCCGGAGGAGCATCTCTCTTCATAACATGGCACGAGATCTGGGGCGATTACTGGCTCGATTACCTGGGCATCCTGGGTCATCTTGGAATGGCCGTTGAGAGAGCTGCTGCGATGCTTACCGGCAACAACATAGCTGTCTCTGAGATGACGGGGAGGGAGCTGATGAGGCTCGGGGCCGAGAGCACCGTGGTTCCGAACGGAATAGATTTCATGCATATTCAATCAATCATGCCCGCGGATTCTGAGCACGATCTTGTGTTCGCAGGAAGGCTGGTCTCCCACAAGAACCTTCACATGCTTCTGGAGGCCATCGCTCAACTTTCGGAGGTGAATCTACTCATAATCGGGGAGGGCCCGGAGGCGCCGCGGCTTCGCGCCCTCTCAAGATCGCTGGGTTTGGATAAGAGGGTGAGATTCAGCGGCTTCCTCAAATACGAGGACACCATCGCTCTGATCAAGTCCTCGAGGGCTTTCGTGCTCCCGTCAACGAGGGAGGGGTTCGGGATGGCCGCGCTGGAGGCTATGGCATGCGGGGTTCCTGTTGTCACGGTGCGCCACAGGATGAACGCCGCATGTGACCTTCTCACCCATGAGACAGGTGTGATCGCAGATCCCTCCCCGGGCTCGCTGGCAGGTGCAATCAGTACAGCGCTCGATCTACCAGGAAGCGCTGGCCAGAAGTGCAGGGAGATCGCCAGGCGGTACGACTGGGATGTGATATGCGGAGAGATCGAGAGGGTGTATGCCGCGGGCGTATGAGATGCTGCATCGAGGCCCCTGGAAAGCATGATACGACAGCGTCAAATCAATCCTTATTTATCGAGGTAACAGGGGGATCTATTCGATGATCACCATCAGGACATCAGGAGAGAAATGCCTCTGCGATTTCACCTTCGATTTCTACTGGCAGCACAGAGGCTCGCGTTTCGATCCTGATGCTGAGATCGATGGATGGAGCTACAGGGCTCTGGTGGACGCGCTCAGGCGCGGCGGGACCGTGAGGATCTTGGGAGATGTGGGGAGCAGGCTCTGCTCCAGCATGGGAGTGGATCTGATGAGGCTGGGCGGGAGCGGTGGCGCTGTGGATGCAGGGAAGGTGATAGTGGATGGAGACGTGGGCCCGAGGATGGGGATCTCGATGATCCGAGGCACTATCTACGTTAGCGGCAGGGTCGAGGAGCCGCTGGGAAACGTCATCGAGGTTGAGAGCGATCTGTCTGGGTACAGAAGGTTTGTGTCCATAACAGAGCTTCTTGAGAGGGGGTATTCTCCCCTGCATCCGAACGAGCTGTCTGATGGCGTTCTCAGGATATCTGATGGCATAACCAGAGAGACGATAGGAGCGAGGAACTGCTCTCCCATGAGGATCGAGGTCTTCGGGAATGCGGGAATGAGCGCAGGAATCCTCATGCGCTTGGGGGTTCTCGAGATCCACGGCAGCTCGGGCAGGAACACAGGGGTTCTGCTCAGCGGTGGAACTGTGGTTGTGCACGGCGACACGGAGGATTTCACGGCGACAGAGATGAGATCTGGCGAGATCTTCGTGAAGGGAAACGCAGGCGGTTTTGCGTGCTCCAGGATGCGCGGTGGGTGTGTGTTTGCGAGGGAGTGCAGGCCGGTGCCTCCAGCCAGGAACACCTCACCCGGTCCGGATGATCTCCGGAGAATCTCGAGGATCTTCGGCATCAGCAGCATTCACGCGATGATGTACCGGAAAATTGTGCCTGTATG belongs to Methanothrix sp. and includes:
- a CDS encoding glycosyltransferase family 2 protein, producing the protein MRSVSLIIPTLNEADTIGECIRRSRAVLQSIASEWEIIVVDSSDDETPRIAERQGARVVRSEALGYGRAYLRGFGAASGEYIVLMDGDLTYAPEDIPKLLKLLDDGADLAMGSRLRGRIHPGAMPALHRYIGNPVLTWILNHLYSIRVSDAHCGLRAIRRDALERMHLRTTGMEFASEMLVEASRQGLRIAEAPIDYYPRGKGGSKLRSFSDGWRHLRFMMLYQPIPFLVAPGALVMALGMMLTAGVLLVSRSSELRMHSLILGIMMLFIGYQTLLAGVHFSIFGAMHGIASSWLADRLLSYHSLEKEILLGMAFITAGIAIGGRVLMSWISSGFGSLAEVQSAMIAMVFSMIGIQTIFSGMLISLFLLTDGRE
- a CDS encoding YcaO-related McrA-glycine thioamidation protein; the encoded protein is MRLRSCLKRYKKDTHRALPPEETLEIVERKMPAAGITRVADITNLDRIGIPVFTSIRPTAEKGAISVYNGKGATPTEAKVSAIMEGIERYSAEVRNADLITARFSELRENALNPEELILPRGADPDAEIPWVRGYDLIGEEEILVPANAVFHPLPSSYTRLFRTNTTGLASGNQLEEAIFHGLAEVVERDAWSVAEHTRSMGPLLRYNGDGLAGELLGMFQRAEVRVYVRDITSDVGVTTFAAVSDDVRLRDPALLTAGMGTHTDPEVALLRALTEVAQSRLTQIHGAREDTVSADFRRMMGYERLKRLNRHWFEYEREEDFSSIKSYDTDDFLDDIKHILDRLQSAGFERAIVVDLTAPEIMVPVVRVIVPGLEISAVDPERVGKRCRDAKSRRVSGSKHAS
- a CDS encoding glycosyltransferase family 4 protein; this translates as MRIAYVYDAVYPWIKGGAERRVYELSQRLARRGHEVHCYGARWWGGERRINLGGVWHHGVCPPHPLYINNKRSVKQALLFSLGVLRKLEGGFDVIDCQEFPYLSCFSARLRSGGASLFITWHEIWGDYWLDYLGILGHLGMAVERAAAMLTGNNIAVSEMTGRELMRLGAESTVVPNGIDFMHIQSIMPADSEHDLVFAGRLVSHKNLHMLLEAIAQLSEVNLLIIGEGPEAPRLRALSRSLGLDKRVRFSGFLKYEDTIALIKSSRAFVLPSTREGFGMAALEAMACGVPVVTVRHRMNAACDLLTHETGVIADPSPGSLAGAISTALDLPGSAGQKCREIARRYDWDVICGEIERVYAAGV
- a CDS encoding PIN domain-containing protein, with product MYIVADASVFILGKPLKGEVITVPAVEQELKDIRSRIKLQISDVRIEPPTKEALKRATDAARETGDLSRLSQTDLEVLAKAIEYDAVLATDDYALQNVAVHLGLRVEPVVQRGIRRFIKRTQRCPGCGRAFEGDLCPVCGTPPRGRKRG
- a CDS encoding orotate phosphoribosyltransferase-like protein; its protein translation is MKSIEDLIKKATELKSEGLSEGQISEELNVSRETVTWLLTHAERATVPGPKDISVDWSMIGRSAYRLSHIAQALSEMIFDVLDEKELDIDMVVGVALSGVPLASMVANHMGVGLAVYMPTKQMASQDVKPHGNLSTNFADVNGRECVIVDDVITSGRTLEEAVAYLDDHGAKTNVIAVLIDKRGVDSIAGVPVCSLLKVIRVN
- a CDS encoding tributyrin esterase yields the protein MITIRTSGEKCLCDFTFDFYWQHRGSRFDPDAEIDGWSYRALVDALRRGGTVRILGDVGSRLCSSMGVDLMRLGGSGGAVDAGKVIVDGDVGPRMGISMIRGTIYVSGRVEEPLGNVIEVESDLSGYRRFVSITELLERGYSPLHPNELSDGVLRISDGITRETIGARNCSPMRIEVFGNAGMSAGILMRLGVLEIHGSSGRNTGVLLSGGTVVVHGDTEDFTATEMRSGEIFVKGNAGGFACSRMRGGCVFARECRPVPPARNTSPGPDDLRRISRIFGISSIHAMMYRKIVPV